The following are from one region of the Erwinia billingiae Eb661 genome:
- a CDS encoding amino acid permease, translated as MDKKLGLTALTALVLSSMLGAGVFSLPQNMAAVASPAALLIGWAITGAGIILLSLALLLLTRLKPELDGGIFTYARAGFGELVGFCSAWGYWLCAVIANVSYLVIVFSALSFFTDSPGHVVFGDGNTWQAVLGASVLLWMVHWLVLRGVQTAASINLVATLGKLVPLGLFVVLAAVAFNYDRFHFDFTGLALHTPVWQQVKDTMLITLWVFIGVEGAVVVSARARNKKDVGRATLLAVMAALIVYLLVTLLSLGLVPRAELAGMRNPSMAGLMTRLVGSWGDVIIAVGLIVSVCGAYLSWTIMAAEVPLMAAEHGAFPRSLAKQNRRGAPSASLWLTNISVQVCLVLIWLTGSDYNTLLTIASEMILVPYFLVGAYLFKVARQLNRPGIMAIASGASAYGLWLLYASGPLHLLLSVVLYAPGVLLFLFARRGGRGTAQLNVLEKGAMALLVVASAPAMWMLVR; from the coding sequence TTGGACAAAAAATTAGGTCTTACCGCGCTGACCGCGTTGGTTCTCAGCTCGATGCTTGGCGCGGGCGTATTCAGCCTGCCGCAAAATATGGCGGCAGTTGCCAGCCCGGCAGCGCTGTTGATCGGCTGGGCCATCACCGGCGCGGGCATTATTTTGCTGTCACTGGCGTTGCTGTTACTGACGCGCCTGAAGCCCGAACTGGATGGAGGCATTTTTACCTATGCCCGTGCAGGTTTTGGTGAGCTGGTCGGGTTTTGTTCCGCCTGGGGCTACTGGCTTTGTGCGGTGATCGCCAACGTTTCCTATCTGGTGATTGTCTTTTCCGCGCTCAGCTTCTTTACCGATTCGCCGGGACACGTGGTGTTCGGTGATGGTAACACCTGGCAGGCGGTGCTCGGCGCTTCCGTGCTGCTGTGGATGGTGCACTGGCTGGTGCTCCGTGGCGTGCAAACCGCCGCCAGCATCAATCTGGTGGCCACGTTGGGTAAGCTGGTGCCGTTAGGGCTGTTTGTGGTGCTTGCCGCCGTGGCATTTAACTATGACCGCTTCCATTTTGACTTTACCGGCCTGGCGCTGCACACGCCGGTCTGGCAGCAGGTGAAAGACACCATGCTGATAACCCTGTGGGTGTTTATCGGCGTGGAAGGCGCGGTGGTGGTGTCTGCCCGCGCGCGTAATAAGAAGGATGTGGGCCGCGCGACCTTACTGGCGGTAATGGCGGCACTGATTGTTTATCTGCTGGTCACCCTGCTCTCTTTAGGCCTGGTGCCAAGAGCGGAACTGGCTGGCATGCGCAATCCATCGATGGCCGGATTAATGACCCGTCTGGTCGGATCCTGGGGAGATGTGATCATCGCCGTGGGCTTAATTGTGTCGGTGTGCGGTGCGTATCTCAGCTGGACGATTATGGCCGCCGAAGTGCCGCTGATGGCCGCAGAGCATGGCGCCTTCCCGCGATCGCTGGCAAAGCAGAACCGTCGCGGCGCGCCTTCCGCGTCGCTGTGGCTAACCAATATCAGTGTGCAGGTGTGCCTGGTGTTGATCTGGCTGACGGGGTCGGATTACAACACGCTGCTGACCATTGCCTCAGAAATGATCCTGGTGCCGTATTTCCTGGTGGGTGCGTATCTGTTTAAGGTGGCGCGTCAGCTAAACCGACCGGGCATCATGGCTATCGCCAGCGGCGCCAGTGCGTATGGCCTCTGGCTGCTGTATGCCTCAGGCCCACTGCATCTGCTGCTTTCGGTAGTGCTGTATGCGCCAGGCGTACTGCTGTTCCTGTTTGCCCGCCGGGGTGGACGCGGCACAGCGCAGCTTAACGTGCTGGAAAAAGGGGCGATGGCATTGCTGGTGGTGGCGTCGGCACCTGCGATGTGGATGCTGGTTCGCTAG
- the asr gene encoding acid resistance repetitive basic protein Asr, producing MKKLFALVVAAAMGMSSVAFAAETTAAPATTSAATTAAPAKATTAKHHKKHKATVQKAQAAKKVHHKKTAKKPVAQKAQAAKKVHHKKAAKPVAQKAQAAKKVHHKKATKPVAQKAQAAKKVHHKKATKPVAQKAQAAKKVHHKKAAKPVAQKAQAAKKVHHKKVAKKAAAPKA from the coding sequence ATGAAAAAATTATTTGCTCTGGTTGTAGCCGCTGCAATGGGTATGTCTTCAGTTGCTTTCGCTGCTGAAACCACCGCCGCTCCAGCAACCACTTCTGCTGCAACGACTGCTGCTCCGGCTAAAGCGACTACCGCTAAGCATCACAAAAAACACAAAGCAACTGTGCAGAAAGCGCAGGCTGCCAAGAAAGTGCACCACAAGAAAACCGCTAAGAAGCCAGTTGCTCAGAAAGCGCAGGCTGCTAAGAAAGTGCACCACAAGAAAGCCGCTAAGCCAGTAGCTCAGAAAGCGCAGGCAGCGAAAAAAGTACATCACAAGAAAGCCACTAAGCCAGTCGCTCAGAAAGCGCAGGCTGCTAAAAAAGTGCACCACAAAAAAGCCACTAAGCCAGTCGCTCAGAAAGCGCAGGCTGCTAAAAAAGTGCACCACAAGAAAGCCGCTAAGCCAGTAGCTCAGAAAGCTCAGGCAGCGAAAAAAGTACACCACAAGAAAGTTGCTAAGAAAGCCGCTGCTCCTAAAGCGTAA
- the rstB gene encoding two-component system sensor histidine kinase RstB, translated as MKKLFIQFYLLLFVCFLVMAMLVGLVYKFTAERAGRQSMDDLMKSSLYLMRSELREIPPRDWNKTIDNLELNLSFKLHIEPMSSYQLDPPTLRRLRAGEIVALDDQYTFLQHIPRSHYVLAVGPIPYLFFLHEMRILDIALLAFIGISLALPVFIWMRPHWKDMLRLETAAQRFGQGHLNERIHFDSASSLLRLGVAFNQMADNINTLVASKKQLIDGIAHELRTPLVRLRYRLEMSDNLTDAEAAALNRDIGQLEALIEELLTYARLDRPKVDLNLQSLDLAEWLRERLDDIRSVQPDFTIELDMPQRQNLGVADTRLMERVLDNLVNNALRYADQRLRVGLWFDGDTACLQVEDDGPGIPLEERERVFEPFMRLDPSRDRATGGCGLGLAIVHSIAQAFDGYVLIDASPLGGASVRFCWPVNLPLSSPRAA; from the coding sequence ATGAAGAAGCTGTTTATTCAGTTTTACCTGCTGCTGTTCGTCTGCTTTCTGGTCATGGCGATGCTGGTCGGCCTGGTGTATAAATTTACCGCCGAGCGGGCCGGTCGTCAGTCGATGGATGACCTGATGAAAAGCTCGCTCTATCTGATGCGCAGCGAACTGCGTGAAATTCCGCCACGCGACTGGAATAAAACCATCGATAATCTGGAGCTGAATTTATCTTTCAAGCTGCATATAGAACCGATGAGCAGCTATCAGCTGGATCCCCCGACCCTGCGCCGCTTGCGCGCCGGTGAGATTGTGGCGCTGGACGATCAGTACACCTTCCTGCAGCATATTCCCCGCAGCCACTATGTGCTGGCGGTTGGGCCTATTCCCTATCTGTTCTTCCTGCATGAGATGCGCATTCTGGATATCGCGCTGTTAGCCTTTATTGGCATCTCGCTGGCGCTGCCGGTGTTTATCTGGATGCGACCGCACTGGAAAGACATGCTCAGGCTGGAAACGGCCGCCCAGCGCTTTGGCCAGGGCCATCTGAACGAGCGCATCCATTTCGACAGCGCCTCCAGCCTGCTGCGCCTTGGCGTGGCGTTTAATCAGATGGCCGACAACATCAATACGCTGGTGGCCAGTAAAAAACAGCTGATTGACGGCATCGCCCATGAATTACGCACCCCGCTGGTTCGCCTGCGTTACCGGCTGGAGATGAGCGATAACCTCACCGATGCCGAAGCGGCGGCGCTGAACCGGGACATTGGTCAGCTTGAAGCGCTGATTGAAGAACTGCTGACCTATGCCCGGCTGGATCGCCCTAAGGTTGATCTGAATTTGCAGTCACTGGATTTAGCCGAATGGCTGCGTGAACGGCTGGATGATATCCGCTCGGTTCAGCCTGACTTCACTATCGAACTGGATATGCCGCAGCGTCAAAACCTGGGCGTGGCGGATACCCGCCTGATGGAGCGGGTGTTGGACAACCTGGTCAACAACGCGCTGCGCTATGCTGACCAGCGGCTGCGGGTCGGCCTGTGGTTTGACGGTGATACTGCCTGCCTGCAGGTGGAAGACGATGGTCCGGGCATTCCGCTGGAAGAGCGCGAGCGCGTATTCGAGCCCTTCATGCGTCTCGATCCCAGCCGTGACCGCGCGACTGGCGGCTGTGGCCTGGGCCTGGCGATTGTCCACTCCATTGCCCAGGCATTTGACGGCTATGTGCTGATCGATGCCAGCCCGCTCGGCGGCGCCAGCGTTCGCTTTTGCTGGCCAGTTAATTTACCCTTATCGTCACCTCGCGCTGCCTGA
- the ydgH gene encoding DUF1471 family protein YdgH, giving the protein MKLKNTILASALLSLTSLSAFAAQELSPEKAAALKPFDRIAISGRFNAINDASAAVSKRADELGAASYYIQSINDTNGNGGNWRVVADVYHNDAPAAAPSNDRVINGVRELNKAEAYKLEPYDTVSISGFYRSQPDVNDAITKAAKEKGAASFFIVRQIDANSGGNQYITAYVYKANAPERKVQSPDLIPADSQAGKAALAAGGAEAAKVQIPGVASSQTPSADVGRFFETQSSTGQRYTVKTPDGKSVQEVSAITAAQMQPFDSVTFTGHFGTPTEISDAVGQAAIKKGAKYYHITRQWSNQSGGNLTVSADLFK; this is encoded by the coding sequence ATGAAGCTGAAGAACACCATTCTGGCGTCAGCCCTGTTGTCACTCACATCATTATCCGCTTTTGCGGCACAGGAACTGTCACCAGAAAAAGCGGCCGCGCTGAAACCCTTTGATCGTATTGCGATTTCTGGCCGTTTTAATGCGATTAACGACGCCAGCGCTGCCGTGTCAAAACGTGCCGATGAGTTGGGCGCCGCTTCTTATTACATTCAAAGTATTAATGATACCAACGGCAATGGCGGGAACTGGCGTGTTGTGGCAGACGTGTATCACAATGATGCGCCTGCAGCGGCACCTTCTAACGACCGCGTGATCAACGGCGTTCGTGAACTGAATAAAGCTGAAGCCTATAAATTAGAACCTTACGATACGGTTTCGATCAGTGGTTTCTACCGCAGTCAGCCTGACGTCAATGATGCCATCACTAAAGCGGCAAAAGAGAAAGGCGCTGCGTCCTTCTTTATTGTTCGTCAGATTGATGCCAACAGCGGCGGCAACCAGTACATCACCGCCTATGTCTACAAAGCCAATGCGCCAGAGCGTAAAGTTCAGTCTCCAGACCTGATCCCTGCTGATTCTCAAGCCGGTAAAGCGGCGCTGGCGGCGGGTGGTGCGGAAGCGGCGAAGGTACAAATCCCAGGCGTTGCGTCCTCGCAAACGCCAAGCGCGGATGTGGGACGTTTCTTCGAGACGCAATCCTCTACCGGTCAGCGCTACACGGTCAAAACACCGGACGGCAAGAGCGTGCAGGAAGTGAGCGCCATCACTGCGGCACAGATGCAGCCATTCGACAGCGTGACCTTTACCGGCCACTTCGGTACCCCAACCGAAATTTCTGATGCTGTTGGTCAGGCGGCGATTAAGAAAGGCGCGAAGTACTATCACATCACGCGTCAATGGTCTAACCAGAGCGGCGGTAACCTGACGGTCTCTGCTGACCTGTTCAAGTAA
- the rstA gene encoding two-component system response regulator RstA, whose amino-acid sequence MNKIVFVEDDQDVGELIAAYLSRHDIEVIVESRGDRAEATIAAAMPDLVMLDIMLPGKDGMTLCRDLRAGQDWSGPIVLLTSLDSDMNHILSLEMGANDYILKTTPPAVLLARLRLHLRQAGSSSQSDEIAPKVAGQNALRFGTLAIDPVNRQVSLNNEVVALSTADFDLLWELATHAGSILNRDALLKTLRGVSYDGMDRSIDVAISRLRKKLLDSATEPYRIKTIRNKGYLFAPHAWDAK is encoded by the coding sequence ATGAACAAAATCGTGTTTGTCGAAGATGACCAGGATGTTGGTGAACTGATCGCCGCGTACCTGAGTCGCCATGATATTGAAGTGATTGTTGAAAGCCGTGGCGATCGGGCCGAAGCGACCATCGCGGCAGCCATGCCAGACCTGGTGATGCTGGATATTATGCTGCCTGGCAAAGACGGCATGACCTTGTGTCGGGACCTGCGTGCCGGCCAGGACTGGTCGGGGCCGATCGTGCTGCTGACGTCTCTCGACAGCGACATGAATCACATTCTCTCTCTCGAGATGGGGGCCAATGATTACATTCTGAAAACCACCCCACCCGCGGTATTGCTGGCGCGGCTACGCCTGCATCTGCGTCAGGCTGGCAGCAGCAGCCAGAGTGATGAGATCGCGCCTAAAGTTGCCGGTCAGAATGCGTTGCGCTTCGGCACGCTGGCTATCGATCCGGTCAACCGCCAGGTTTCGCTGAATAATGAAGTCGTCGCCCTTTCAACTGCGGACTTTGATCTGCTGTGGGAGCTGGCGACGCATGCCGGGTCGATCCTTAACCGCGATGCCCTGCTGAAAACGCTGCGTGGCGTCAGCTATGATGGCATGGATCGCAGCATTGACGTGGCGATCTCCCGCCTGCGTAAAAAGTTGCTGGACAGCGCCACCGAACCCTATCGCATCAAGACCATTCGTAATAAGGGCTACCTTTTTGCGCCACACGCGTGGGACGCTAAATGA
- a CDS encoding DUF1283 family protein: MKQWQKHLSKAALPLVLFGTLFSIQHSAQAQTDRLIIQDGNNALSNEQARQEKEQWDETHRLRNKVNSRVEKNFDKYDRAADTRDACDQSLNVNAYWEPNTQRCLDRRSGRQIIAP; the protein is encoded by the coding sequence ATGAAACAATGGCAAAAACATCTGAGCAAGGCTGCTCTGCCGCTGGTGCTTTTTGGCACTTTGTTCAGCATCCAGCACAGCGCACAGGCGCAAACTGACAGGTTGATTATTCAGGATGGCAATAATGCCCTGAGCAATGAGCAGGCTCGTCAGGAAAAAGAGCAATGGGATGAAACTCATCGTTTACGTAACAAAGTAAACTCGCGCGTTGAGAAGAATTTCGACAAGTACGATCGGGCTGCTGATACCCGTGATGCCTGCGATCAAAGTCTGAACGTGAATGCCTACTGGGAGCCGAATACTCAGCGCTGCCTGGATCGCCGCTCTGGTCGTCAGATCATTGCGCCCTGA
- a CDS encoding DUF1161 domain-containing protein, translating to MMKHTKWMLAALMVVAPLAAQASCETVKADINQKIINNGVAAGDFSLDIVPNDQADQAGGQVVGHCENDTQKIVYKRNGADNDAVPASTGTSQDAPAS from the coding sequence ATGATGAAACACACTAAGTGGATGTTAGCCGCACTGATGGTTGTTGCACCTCTGGCCGCACAGGCTTCCTGTGAAACGGTAAAAGCGGATATTAATCAGAAGATTATCAATAATGGCGTAGCGGCGGGCGATTTCTCGCTGGATATCGTGCCAAACGATCAGGCAGACCAGGCCGGCGGCCAGGTTGTCGGTCACTGTGAAAACGATACGCAGAAAATTGTCTATAAGCGCAACGGCGCCGATAATGACGCGGTGCCAGCCAGCACCGGCACTTCACAGGATGCACCCGCTTCCTGA
- a CDS encoding MDR family MFS transporter yields the protein MSESAQHQVTHRHWILVAAMLAMFMAAIEVTIVATAMPTIIAELGGFSLFGWVFSIYLLTQAVSVPIYGRLADLWGRKRVFFIGTSLFLIGSILCGFASNMAWLILFRAFQGLGAGAIMPLTSTIIADVYPPKERASIQGWLSSVWGIAAITGPLTGAWIVQHFNWALIFWVNVPIGIISMLMLAKWFPESSKEQTQKLNLAGSGWLMLTVTALLTALLQAESLGYWSVALLVIALLSGYALVRHERGADEPLFPMAIWRSRTLVAGNAGNLVIGAAMMGISAFLPTWIQGVNGGTPLQAGSALAMMSIGWPLASTLSGRLMQRTSYRFTAQLGSVLLIVGTAMLLTLHSNSSVFHAGISAFVIGTGMGMTSTTFLIAVQNTAEFHIRGICTASIMFSRMLGSALGTAVLGAVLNYNLLIRLPDYNDPVQQIMSHSQREALHHGTLHQMVSEIALSLHWVFAVSVGIAMASLVIARFIPATKPH from the coding sequence ATGTCTGAATCAGCACAACACCAGGTCACGCATCGCCACTGGATACTGGTCGCCGCCATGCTGGCGATGTTTATGGCGGCCATTGAAGTGACTATTGTTGCTACCGCCATGCCAACGATCATTGCCGAACTCGGCGGCTTTTCGCTGTTTGGTTGGGTTTTTTCTATCTACCTGCTGACTCAGGCAGTGAGCGTGCCAATCTACGGACGTCTGGCGGATCTCTGGGGCCGGAAACGGGTGTTCTTTATTGGCACTTCACTGTTTTTGATCGGCTCAATACTCTGTGGATTTGCCAGCAATATGGCGTGGCTGATCCTGTTCCGCGCATTTCAGGGGCTGGGCGCAGGGGCGATTATGCCGCTGACCTCAACCATCATCGCCGATGTTTACCCGCCTAAAGAGCGGGCCAGCATTCAAGGGTGGCTTTCCAGCGTATGGGGAATTGCGGCCATTACCGGACCGCTGACCGGCGCGTGGATCGTTCAGCACTTTAACTGGGCGCTGATATTTTGGGTAAACGTGCCGATTGGCATTATCTCGATGCTGATGCTGGCCAAATGGTTTCCTGAATCCAGCAAAGAACAGACGCAAAAGCTCAATCTGGCCGGCAGCGGCTGGTTAATGCTCACCGTGACAGCGCTGTTAACGGCGTTGTTACAGGCCGAGAGCCTCGGTTACTGGTCGGTGGCGCTGTTGGTCATCGCTCTGTTGTCGGGCTATGCGTTAGTCAGGCATGAGCGGGGCGCTGATGAGCCGTTGTTCCCGATGGCTATCTGGCGCAGCCGCACGCTGGTCGCCGGCAATGCCGGAAATCTGGTGATTGGCGCGGCGATGATGGGGATCAGTGCCTTTCTGCCCACCTGGATTCAGGGGGTAAACGGCGGCACGCCGCTGCAGGCTGGCAGTGCGTTAGCGATGATGTCGATCGGCTGGCCGCTCGCCAGCACCCTCAGTGGCAGATTGATGCAGCGAACCTCATACCGGTTTACCGCGCAGTTGGGTTCGGTGTTGTTAATCGTAGGCACGGCGATGCTACTGACGCTACACAGCAACAGTTCGGTCTTTCACGCCGGGATATCAGCTTTTGTGATCGGCACCGGCATGGGGATGACCAGCACCACCTTCCTGATTGCGGTACAAAACACTGCGGAGTTTCATATTCGCGGCATCTGCACCGCATCGATTATGTTTAGCCGCATGTTGGGTTCAGCGCTGGGCACGGCGGTATTGGGCGCGGTACTTAACTATAACCTGCTGATCCGCCTGCCGGATTACAACGATCCGGTACAACAAATCATGTCGCATTCACAGCGTGAAGCGTTGCATCATGGCACGCTGCACCAGATGGTGAGTGAGATTGCCTTGTCGTTGCATTGGGTTTTTGCGGTGTCGGTGGGCATTGCGATGGCGAGTCTGGTGATCGCGCGATTTATCCCGGCGACAAAACCGCATTAG
- a CDS encoding trypsin-like serine peptidase, with the protein MRLTAVFLIGCLAFSFYAHADDDDESPSAADVKTLFFGKDDRKPVADTASPPWEAIGQLETASGNLCSATLISAHLVLTAGHCLLAPPGKVDKAIALRFISNTKGRWRYDIHDIETRVDPELGHKLKADGDGWIVPSSAAPYDYGLIILRNPPSGITPIPLFDGSRSDLTDALKTQDRKVTQAGYPLDHLETLYSHSDCLVTGWAQKGVLSHQCDTLPGDSGSPLLLKVNDAWQLIAVQSSAPAAKDRYQADNRAIAVTAFRDNLEALAQE; encoded by the coding sequence ATGCGACTGACAGCTGTTTTTTTAATCGGATGTTTAGCCTTTTCGTTTTATGCCCACGCAGATGATGACGATGAAAGCCCTAGTGCCGCTGACGTCAAAACCCTGTTCTTTGGGAAAGACGATCGCAAACCTGTCGCTGATACCGCCAGCCCACCCTGGGAAGCCATCGGCCAACTGGAAACGGCAAGCGGCAATCTCTGTAGCGCTACCCTGATCTCTGCTCACCTGGTTCTGACCGCCGGCCATTGCCTGTTGGCCCCGCCGGGTAAAGTCGATAAAGCCATTGCTCTGCGCTTTATTTCAAATACCAAAGGTCGCTGGCGTTATGATATTCACGATATCGAAACCCGTGTCGATCCCGAACTCGGCCACAAATTGAAAGCAGACGGTGACGGCTGGATTGTCCCTTCTTCTGCGGCCCCTTATGATTACGGTCTGATTATTTTGCGCAATCCGCCTTCCGGTATTACGCCAATCCCGTTATTTGACGGTAGCCGCAGCGATTTAACCGATGCGTTAAAAACCCAGGATCGCAAAGTGACCCAGGCAGGCTATCCGCTGGATCATCTGGAAACGTTGTATTCTCATAGCGATTGTCTGGTGACCGGCTGGGCACAAAAAGGCGTGCTTTCACACCAGTGTGATACCTTGCCTGGCGACAGCGGTTCCCCGCTATTACTGAAGGTGAATGATGCGTGGCAATTGATTGCGGTGCAAAGCTCAGCACCCGCAGCGAAAGACCGTTATCAGGCCGATAACCGGGCGATTGCCGTCACCGCTTTCCGCGATAACCTGGAAGCATTAGCTCAGGAATAA
- a CDS encoding carboxypeptidase M32 — MSSAYANLTRTFTRLSRFGHLSAIAGWDMMTMMPPGGSSARGAALAELSVLQHEILTAKEVGHWLDEAEQASLNDVERANLFEMRRAWQQAALLPASLVEAKSIAGSRCEHAWRQQRPANDWQGFAENLKEVVKLSREEAEIRAQANGCSRYDALLDIYEPGMTSAKLDKTFGEIKEWLPSLLQRIVDKQAQEVVDVPVGPFAVESQKQLGLAVMKQLGFDFNAGRLDVSAHPFCGGVPDDVRITTRYNENEFISAMMGVIHETGHARYEQNLPKQWAGQPVAHARSTAIHESQSLFFEKQLGRSADFLSLLLPQVKLLIGDRPELEEGNFIALNQRVKPGLIRVDADEVSYPAHIILRYEIERALIEGEIEVDDIPDLWQEKMQSLLGLDTTGNYRDGCMQDIHWTDGAFGYFPTYTLGAMYAAQLFQGVKKALPDVNELLREGNLQPVFDWLQQNIWQHGSRFSTKQLIENATGEDLNPQYFRQHLENRYLNGF; from the coding sequence ATGTCATCTGCCTACGCTAATTTAACCCGGACCTTCACGCGCCTGTCGCGATTCGGCCACCTCTCCGCCATTGCTGGCTGGGATATGATGACCATGATGCCGCCAGGTGGCAGCAGCGCGCGCGGTGCTGCCCTGGCGGAACTGAGCGTGCTGCAGCACGAAATCCTGACCGCAAAAGAGGTTGGCCACTGGCTGGATGAAGCTGAACAGGCTTCACTGAATGATGTTGAGCGCGCCAACCTGTTCGAGATGCGCCGCGCATGGCAGCAGGCTGCCCTGCTTCCCGCCTCGCTGGTGGAAGCCAAATCGATTGCCGGTTCCCGTTGTGAGCACGCCTGGCGTCAGCAGCGTCCGGCTAACGACTGGCAAGGGTTTGCAGAGAACCTGAAGGAAGTGGTGAAGCTGAGCCGCGAGGAAGCCGAAATCCGCGCCCAGGCTAACGGTTGTTCGCGCTACGATGCGCTGCTGGATATTTACGAGCCGGGCATGACCAGTGCCAAACTGGATAAGACCTTTGGCGAGATCAAAGAGTGGCTGCCATCGTTACTGCAGCGCATTGTTGATAAGCAGGCTCAGGAAGTGGTGGATGTGCCGGTTGGCCCGTTTGCGGTCGAATCGCAGAAACAGCTGGGTCTGGCGGTGATGAAGCAGCTGGGCTTTGATTTCAATGCGGGCCGACTGGATGTCAGCGCGCATCCGTTCTGCGGCGGCGTTCCTGATGACGTGCGCATCACCACCCGCTATAACGAGAACGAATTTATCAGCGCGATGATGGGCGTGATCCACGAAACCGGTCATGCGCGCTACGAGCAGAACCTGCCAAAGCAGTGGGCAGGCCAGCCGGTTGCTCATGCCCGCTCCACCGCGATCCACGAATCGCAAAGCCTGTTCTTTGAAAAACAGCTCGGACGCAGCGCGGATTTCCTCAGCCTGCTGCTGCCCCAGGTTAAGCTGCTGATTGGCGATCGTCCGGAGCTGGAAGAAGGCAATTTTATCGCGCTGAATCAGCGGGTGAAGCCAGGCCTGATCCGCGTTGATGCCGATGAAGTCAGCTACCCGGCACACATCATTCTGCGTTATGAGATTGAACGTGCGTTAATCGAAGGCGAGATTGAGGTCGACGATATCCCGGATCTCTGGCAGGAAAAAATGCAGTCACTGCTGGGTCTGGATACCACCGGCAACTACCGTGACGGCTGTATGCAGGATATTCACTGGACCGATGGTGCCTTTGGTTATTTCCCAACCTATACCCTGGGTGCCATGTACGCCGCTCAGCTGTTCCAGGGCGTGAAGAAAGCGCTGCCTGACGTTAATGAACTGCTGCGCGAAGGCAACCTGCAGCCGGTGTTTGACTGGTTACAGCAAAATATCTGGCAGCACGGCAGCCGTTTCAGTACCAAACAGCTGATTGAGAACGCCACCGGGGAAGATCTTAACCCGCAATACTTCCGTCAACATCTGGAAAATCGTTATTTAAACGGCTTCTGA
- the ydgU gene encoding small membrane protein YdgU: MMVRRYLFEIILGFMILCGVIAASFYL, encoded by the coding sequence ATGATGGTGCGTCGCTATTTATTCGAAATTATCCTGGGCTTTATGATCCTTTGTGGTGTTATCGCCGCCAGTTTTTACCTGTAA
- a CDS encoding YnfA family protein, translating into MLFFKTTLLFFLTALAEIIGCFLPYLWLKKGGSVLLLLPAAASLAAFVWLLTLHPAASGRVYAAYGGVYVVTALLWLRFVDGVKLSQYDWLGAIIAFSGMLIIVAGWGRS; encoded by the coding sequence ATGCTGTTTTTTAAGACAACCTTGCTGTTTTTTCTCACCGCGCTGGCAGAAATTATAGGCTGTTTCCTGCCGTACCTGTGGCTTAAAAAGGGCGGTTCCGTGCTGTTGCTGCTGCCGGCAGCGGCCAGTCTGGCCGCCTTTGTCTGGCTGTTAACCCTGCATCCTGCGGCAAGCGGACGCGTGTATGCCGCTTACGGCGGCGTCTATGTGGTGACCGCGTTACTGTGGTTGCGTTTTGTCGATGGTGTAAAGCTGAGCCAGTACGACTGGCTGGGTGCCATCATCGCCTTTAGCGGCATGCTGATCATTGTTGCAGGCTGGGGAAGGAGTTAA
- the osmY gene encoding osmoprotectant ABC transporter permease OsmY — MQNQTLLRRAALAVLFLAVVIGLLVYGLGVESIKARQVDLVYLGQQHMMLVFWSMLFALLVGIPSGIILSRPAARKWAEYVMQIFNVGNTLPPLAVLALAMVVIGIGDRPAIIALFLASLLPIVRNTYSGLCSVPASLIEAANGIGMTKGQRLRKVELPNAWPVMLSGIRVATAINVGTAPLAFLIGASSYGELIFPGIYLNDFPTLILGAAATALFALILDMLLAGLGRLVSPHTAV; from the coding sequence ATGCAAAACCAAACGCTTCTCCGGCGTGCTGCACTGGCCGTTCTGTTTCTTGCCGTAGTCATTGGCTTGCTGGTATACGGCCTGGGCGTTGAAAGCATCAAAGCCCGCCAGGTAGACCTGGTGTACCTTGGCCAGCAGCATATGATGCTGGTGTTCTGGTCAATGCTGTTCGCCTTGCTGGTCGGCATCCCCAGTGGGATTATCCTCAGCCGCCCCGCCGCCCGAAAGTGGGCCGAGTATGTCATGCAGATCTTCAATGTGGGTAACACTTTACCGCCCCTCGCCGTTCTGGCGCTGGCGATGGTGGTGATTGGCATTGGCGATCGTCCGGCGATTATCGCCCTGTTCCTCGCGTCTTTGCTGCCCATTGTGCGAAATACCTATTCGGGCCTGTGTTCGGTGCCGGCCTCGCTGATTGAAGCGGCCAACGGCATTGGCATGACCAAAGGTCAGCGCCTGCGTAAGGTAGAATTGCCCAATGCCTGGCCGGTGATGCTGTCCGGCATCCGTGTGGCTACCGCAATTAACGTCGGAACCGCGCCGCTGGCGTTTCTGATTGGTGCCAGTAGCTATGGCGAGCTGATCTTCCCCGGCATCTACCTTAACGACTTCCCGACGCTGATCCTGGGTGCCGCTGCGACCGCGCTGTTTGCGCTGATCCTCGATATGTTGCTGGCAGGCCTTGGCCGTCTGGTCAGCCCGCATACGGCCGTTTAG